A genome region from Psychrobacter jeotgali includes the following:
- a CDS encoding DUF2905 domain-containing protein codes for MAKILIGIGIILVIVGIIWLIFPSAFSWIGNLPGDIKYKSGNTRVYFPIVTMIVISIVATIVLNLFNR; via the coding sequence ATGGCAAAAATACTCATTGGTATTGGCATAATTTTAGTTATTGTAGGGATTATTTGGCTGATATTTCCCAGCGCATTTTCGTGGATAGGTAACCTACCAGGTGATATTAAATACAAGTCAGGCAATACGAGAGTCTACTTCCCAATTGTCACCATGATTGTGATAAGCATCGTCGCCACTATCGTGCTGAATTTGTTTAATCGTTGA
- a CDS encoding sulfite exporter TauE/SafE family protein, which translates to MTDSDSTQTVLLLAIFAFASLLHGISGLGVTLVTTTALASMYPLPHAIVLVIFPSLLLNAMTWLAGGGRSLWQNFIYYGRRYWLLALTSLLGSILGAKLLLWIDSAYILLVLATVIAYYVISSLLGKQIRLPDTKPVLIIVGLSAGIIGGATNAMSTILMMYLLSASDDKNTIAKVGNMCYFLGKIAQIIVLREPIMALSASEWQLIALLSVLSVAALLIGIRLRRYLPQARFRQLILLILTVLGIRVGWQGIAALL; encoded by the coding sequence ATGACGGATAGTGATAGCACGCAAACCGTGCTGCTACTGGCGATCTTTGCCTTTGCCTCTTTACTGCATGGTATTAGCGGGCTAGGGGTGACGCTGGTCACTACTACTGCGCTTGCCAGTATGTATCCCTTGCCGCATGCGATTGTGCTGGTGATTTTTCCATCTTTACTACTCAATGCGATGACTTGGCTGGCGGGTGGGGGTCGTAGTCTTTGGCAAAACTTCATTTATTACGGCAGACGTTACTGGTTATTGGCGCTTACCAGCTTGCTGGGTAGTATTTTGGGTGCCAAACTGTTGCTATGGATAGATAGTGCTTATATTTTGCTAGTGCTAGCGACCGTGATTGCATATTATGTGATTAGTAGCCTATTGGGTAAACAAATACGCCTGCCTGATACCAAGCCGGTACTGATTATCGTGGGGCTTAGCGCTGGCATTATCGGCGGGGCGACCAATGCGATGTCGACCATTTTGATGATGTACTTATTGTCTGCTAGTGATGATAAAAACACTATCGCCAAGGTCGGTAATATGTGTTATTTCTTGGGCAAGATAGCGCAAATAATTGTCCTGCGCGAACCGATTATGGCGCTAAGTGCTAGCGAGTGGCAATTAATTGCCCTGTTAAGTGTCCTGTCGGTAGCGGCTTTATTGATAGGTATTCGCTTGCGTCGTTATTTACCGCAAGCACGGTTTCGCCAGCTTATTTTGTTAATTTTGACAGTGCTGGGTATTCGGGTGGGTTGGCAGGGGATTGCAGCATTACTCTAA
- the coaBC gene encoding bifunctional phosphopantothenoylcysteine decarboxylase/phosphopantothenate--cysteine ligase CoaBC gives MSNVVLAITGGIAAYKSAVFARLLIKAGFEVRVIMTAGAQAFITPLTLQALTGNEVHTSLLDEQAEAGMGHIELAKWADLVVIAPASANTLARLAMGMADDLLATVCLATAAPVMLAPAMNQQMWAHPAVSLNVQALSDMGYHIIEPASGDQACGDIGAGRLPEPEQLLDKVQLFYAQQTIPQLLTGKRVVITAGPTVEAIDPVRYLSNHSTGKMGFALANACMQAGAEVILIAGGKVALPTPPNVTRIDVLSAEELLIAAQQCVDGTHSALPLTTYHEHHHHEHGDCDCGDENESQNLESLKADVFIATAAVADYRTEEAAPQKIKKTQDAMTLNLVKNPDILATISLAHPELFVVGFAAETQDVERYARGKLADKDLDMIACNDVSRADIGFASDDNAMQIFFAKGYEHDSVVLDKASKDEIAKQLTSLIGQAYWQRFDKLNDSL, from the coding sequence ATGTCAAATGTTGTGCTCGCTATTACCGGCGGTATCGCCGCCTATAAATCTGCCGTTTTTGCCCGACTTTTAATCAAAGCCGGCTTTGAGGTGCGGGTCATTATGACCGCCGGTGCTCAAGCTTTTATTACTCCGCTAACTTTGCAGGCTTTGACTGGTAATGAGGTGCATACCTCATTGCTTGACGAGCAAGCTGAAGCCGGCATGGGCCACATTGAACTGGCTAAATGGGCGGATTTGGTAGTGATTGCGCCGGCCTCAGCCAATACTTTGGCGCGTTTAGCAATGGGTATGGCAGATGATCTGTTAGCTACGGTATGTCTGGCTACGGCTGCGCCAGTTATGCTAGCGCCAGCGATGAACCAGCAAATGTGGGCGCATCCTGCTGTTAGCCTCAATGTACAGGCACTCAGCGATATGGGTTATCATATTATTGAGCCAGCAAGTGGCGATCAAGCGTGCGGTGATATCGGTGCGGGGCGTTTGCCTGAGCCTGAACAACTGCTCGATAAAGTACAATTGTTTTATGCGCAGCAAACTATACCGCAACTACTAACCGGTAAAAGAGTAGTGATTACCGCAGGACCAACCGTTGAGGCTATAGATCCTGTGCGCTACCTATCCAATCATTCAACAGGCAAAATGGGCTTTGCCTTGGCAAATGCTTGTATGCAAGCCGGAGCTGAGGTTATTTTAATTGCTGGCGGCAAGGTCGCCTTGCCAACACCGCCTAATGTTACTCGCATTGATGTGTTGTCCGCTGAGGAGCTGCTAATAGCCGCACAGCAGTGTGTCGATGGTACTCACAGTGCTCTACCATTGACAACTTATCATGAGCATCATCACCATGAACATGGCGACTGTGACTGTGGAGATGAAAATGAATCCCAGAACTTGGAAAGCCTAAAGGCTGATGTTTTTATCGCAACCGCTGCCGTTGCCGACTATCGTACCGAGGAAGCTGCGCCGCAAAAGATCAAAAAGACTCAAGATGCGATGACGCTTAATTTAGTCAAAAACCCGGATATTTTAGCGACGATTTCTTTGGCGCACCCAGAATTGTTTGTGGTAGGTTTTGCCGCAGAGACCCAAGATGTTGAGCGTTATGCGCGCGGTAAGCTTGCTGATAAGGATTTGGATATGATTGCTTGCAATGATGTCTCACGTGCAGATATTGGCTTTGCTAGCGACGATAATGCCATGCAAATATTCTTTGCCAAAGGCTATGAGCATGATTCAGTGGTTTTAGATAAAGCCAGTAAAGATGAAATTGCTAAGCAGTTGACGAGCCTGATTGGACAGGCGTACTGGCAGCGCTTTGATAAGCTGAACGATTCATTGTGA
- the radC gene encoding RadC family protein: protein MAIKDWHEDDRPREKLLKLGAAQLSDAEILAIFLRTGTQSQSAIELARHLIDQFGSLAELLSAPKETVLACHGIGPAKYAQMLASLEMGTRYLDSQLKTGQALGRSQVVKDYISTQLRGESREVFAVLCLDNALNLLNFEILFTGGISSCSVCIKHVLRHALTHAASQLIVAHNHPHTNAQPSIADNLLTYELKKACDLLDLSLVDHIIVGRNDTLSYAENSLAPF, encoded by the coding sequence ATGGCCATCAAAGACTGGCATGAAGACGATAGACCACGCGAAAAACTATTGAAACTGGGAGCAGCACAATTATCTGATGCAGAGATATTAGCCATATTTCTACGAACTGGTACCCAATCACAATCCGCTATTGAGCTGGCTCGCCATTTAATCGATCAATTCGGTAGCTTGGCTGAACTCCTCTCTGCTCCCAAAGAAACCGTCCTCGCCTGCCACGGTATCGGGCCGGCTAAATACGCACAGATGCTAGCATCGCTAGAGATGGGGACTCGTTATCTCGATAGTCAGCTCAAAACTGGGCAAGCACTGGGACGCTCACAAGTGGTCAAAGACTATATCAGCACTCAACTGCGCGGCGAGTCGCGTGAGGTCTTTGCGGTGCTTTGCTTAGATAATGCGCTAAACCTGCTCAACTTTGAGATTCTATTCACTGGCGGCATCTCTTCTTGTTCCGTTTGCATTAAGCACGTCTTACGCCATGCCTTGACCCACGCTGCCAGTCAATTGATCGTTGCTCATAACCATCCTCATACCAATGCGCAGCCTTCAATAGCCGATAATCTATTAACCTATGAGCTCAAAAAAGCTTGTGACCTACTGGATTTATCGCTGGTCGATCATATC